A single genomic interval of Solimonas sp. K1W22B-7 harbors:
- a CDS encoding carboxymuconolactone decarboxylase family protein, with translation MNSTRELQPERGWVHAAAPRLRPPPPSERGLLFRSVTGGARLFGRKELPDLFPVFHINRRLFWPWLFFASRLMPGGRLKAKEREKIILRTGWNCRCRYEWGQHVEIGLGVGLSDQDILRVSKGPAHAADDRERALLLACDDMAREQCISSDSWAALAAHYSEPLLIEITILIGHYQMVAGFLNSTGIALEPAIEQQLQEFHRRLGMS, from the coding sequence ATGAACAGCACCCGCGAACTGCAACCCGAGCGCGGCTGGGTGCACGCGGCCGCACCGCGACTGCGGCCGCCGCCGCCCTCGGAGCGCGGCCTGCTGTTCCGCTCGGTCACCGGCGGCGCACGCCTGTTCGGCCGCAAGGAGCTGCCGGACCTGTTCCCGGTATTCCACATCAACCGCCGCCTGTTCTGGCCCTGGCTGTTCTTCGCCTCGCGGCTGATGCCCGGGGGACGGCTCAAGGCGAAGGAACGCGAGAAAATCATCCTGCGCACCGGCTGGAACTGCCGCTGCCGCTACGAATGGGGCCAGCACGTCGAGATCGGCCTGGGCGTGGGCCTGAGCGACCAGGACATCCTGCGCGTGTCGAAAGGCCCGGCGCATGCCGCGGACGACCGCGAACGCGCCCTGCTGCTGGCCTGCGACGACATGGCGCGCGAGCAGTGCATTTCCAGCGACAGCTGGGCGGCGCTGGCGGCGCACTACAGCGAACCCCTGCTGATCGAGATCACGATCCTGATCGGCCACTACCAGATGGTCGCTGGCTTCCTGAACAGCACGGGTATCGCGCTGGAGCCGGCGATCGAGCAGCAGCTGCAGGAGTTTCACCGGCGCCTCGGCATGAGCTAG
- a CDS encoding DUF1302 domain-containing protein, which yields MNHNAVSGGRARGAGLLAGLLSCGPALALDYEWRNINVSLDGRASLGAMWRMEDRDHALIGKLNLPGQQGLCAPDDCIDLGGDSEPNQRLVDAEGAFLGHAIDDGNLNYGQYEITSAVARLKTDLSLSWENWFLRVSGVGFFDAVNYNADDYHPDTTHQPRYTPRPRGVNRDTGSDIDLLQAYVAADFEVGEHTLNVSAGQQILRWGESNLIALNSLAEINPPDENVFWMPGAQFPDAFQPVPLVVISGDLTPEIDAEVFYQFKWRHARAAAAGSFMSSFEAANGRDYFLLNQGQTPEDPNGEHHIAGLATLLTDSSASAQMIGGGYGDPEDGGQYGLRLNWRVDEFLGGTQFSFYAANYHSRIPYLGMVAGDESCIRDSTNIVDAIIDCPVLASGSLDLGGLLYHYAGINVTDLVPAINIDLTAGKDALPFDTPKGFLDYPEDIQLYGISFNTNIGSWSLSGEYAYRPNLPLQVSLVDVIMTGAQPLFPRRDIVVVAPQLATIPSARTFIPDFLSVYRGYDNSDPDNSIQAGQVIHGYERLKVGQFNLSAIKALSPSDLPFPLGTDQILVLIEGGLTHVIDMPDRDELQFEGFILHKNTHASPGADGTGSGGVPGLRFTPTQQTEGFADDFAWGYRVSVMMEYNDIFLGVNFKPWLIWGHDVQGISPMPKSGYQGFAEGRRFFQVGSEFSFLRDWSGGLFYRGSTGDNDTLRDRDSLTAFLAYTF from the coding sequence ATGAACCACAATGCTGTATCGGGCGGTCGTGCCCGCGGTGCGGGCCTGCTCGCCGGCCTGCTGTCCTGCGGCCCCGCGCTGGCGCTGGACTACGAATGGCGCAACATCAACGTCTCGCTGGACGGGCGCGCGAGCCTCGGCGCCATGTGGCGCATGGAAGACCGCGACCATGCGCTGATCGGCAAGCTCAACTTACCGGGCCAGCAGGGCCTGTGCGCGCCGGACGATTGCATCGACCTGGGCGGCGACTCCGAACCCAACCAGCGCCTGGTGGATGCCGAGGGCGCCTTCCTCGGCCACGCCATCGACGACGGCAATCTCAACTACGGCCAGTACGAGATCACCTCGGCGGTGGCAAGACTGAAGACCGACCTGTCGCTGTCCTGGGAGAACTGGTTCCTGAGGGTGTCGGGCGTCGGCTTCTTCGATGCCGTCAACTACAACGCGGACGACTATCACCCCGACACCACCCATCAGCCGCGGTATACGCCACGCCCCAGGGGCGTGAACCGGGACACCGGGTCCGACATCGACCTGCTGCAGGCCTACGTGGCGGCGGACTTCGAAGTGGGAGAACACACCCTCAACGTGTCCGCTGGCCAGCAGATCCTGCGCTGGGGCGAGAGCAATCTCATCGCCCTGAACAGCCTCGCCGAGATCAACCCGCCCGACGAGAACGTCTTCTGGATGCCCGGCGCGCAGTTCCCCGACGCCTTCCAGCCGGTCCCGCTGGTGGTGATCTCGGGCGATCTCACGCCCGAGATCGACGCCGAGGTCTTCTACCAGTTCAAATGGAGGCACGCGCGGGCGGCGGCGGCCGGCAGCTTCATGTCTTCGTTCGAGGCCGCCAACGGACGCGACTACTTCCTGCTCAACCAAGGCCAGACGCCGGAAGATCCCAACGGCGAACACCACATCGCCGGCCTCGCCACCCTGCTCACCGACAGCTCCGCGTCCGCGCAGATGATCGGCGGCGGCTACGGCGATCCCGAGGACGGCGGCCAGTATGGCCTGCGCCTGAACTGGAGGGTGGACGAGTTCCTCGGCGGTACCCAGTTCAGCTTCTACGCCGCGAACTACCACAGCCGCATCCCCTACCTGGGCATGGTCGCCGGTGACGAGTCCTGCATCCGCGACTCGACCAACATCGTCGATGCCATCATCGACTGCCCGGTGCTGGCCAGCGGCTCGCTGGACCTGGGCGGCCTGCTCTATCACTACGCGGGCATCAACGTGACGGACCTGGTGCCCGCCATCAACATCGACCTGACCGCCGGCAAGGATGCCCTGCCCTTCGACACGCCCAAGGGCTTCCTCGACTACCCGGAGGACATCCAGCTCTACGGCATCAGCTTCAACACCAACATCGGCAGCTGGTCGCTGTCCGGCGAATATGCGTATCGCCCGAACCTGCCGCTCCAGGTCAGCCTGGTGGATGTCATCATGACCGGCGCGCAGCCGCTGTTCCCGCGGCGCGACATCGTCGTCGTCGCACCGCAGCTCGCCACCATCCCGAGCGCACGCACCTTCATTCCGGACTTTCTCAGCGTCTACCGCGGATACGACAACAGCGACCCGGACAATTCGATCCAGGCCGGCCAGGTCATCCACGGCTACGAGCGCCTGAAGGTTGGCCAGTTCAACCTGTCCGCCATCAAGGCCCTCTCGCCTTCGGATCTGCCATTCCCGCTGGGGACCGACCAGATCCTCGTGCTCATCGAGGGTGGCCTGACCCATGTCATCGACATGCCGGACCGGGACGAGCTGCAGTTCGAGGGATTCATCCTGCACAAGAACACGCACGCCAGCCCCGGCGCCGACGGCACCGGTTCGGGCGGCGTGCCGGGCCTGCGCTTTACCCCCACGCAGCAGACGGAAGGCTTCGCCGACGACTTCGCCTGGGGCTACCGGGTCAGCGTGATGATGGAATACAACGACATCTTCCTGGGCGTGAACTTCAAGCCCTGGCTGATCTGGGGACATGACGTGCAGGGCATCTCGCCGATGCCGAAGTCCGGTTACCAGGGTTTCGCGGAAGGCCGGAGGTTCTTCCAGGTCGGCTCGGAATTCTCCTTCCTGCGGGACTGGTCCGGCGGACTCTTCTACCGGGGCTCCACCGGCGACAACGACACCCTGCGCGACAGGGACAGCCTGACCGCGTTCCTGGCGTACACGTTCTGA
- a CDS encoding SDR family NAD(P)-dependent oxidoreductase: MTRKPFRIDGVRILITGASSGIGRALAVALSREGARLALVARRRPLLESLGDSIASEGHERPLLHCADLGVPGAGVAAAREAEATLGGIDVLINNAGTSITAAQHLIGDGPQARRLFETNYWSPLALVAALTPGMRQRSQGVVVNVTSTLQSVPMPQVGYYVASKSALARATQVMRHELRDSGIHVIEMVPGGTDTETRGQDKDLPLRPGKKLPKPPLVSPEQAARAIVQGLRKKTDRVVYPASSLVPLELPAAGRLIGNLAAGFIDAGFERKRTS, from the coding sequence ATGACCCGCAAGCCCTTCAGGATCGATGGCGTACGCATCCTCATCACCGGCGCCTCCAGCGGCATCGGCCGGGCCCTGGCCGTGGCGCTGAGCCGGGAGGGTGCGCGACTCGCGCTGGTCGCCCGCCGCAGACCCCTGCTGGAATCACTGGGCGATTCGATCGCCTCCGAGGGCCATGAACGTCCGCTGCTCCACTGCGCCGATCTCGGCGTTCCAGGGGCCGGCGTGGCAGCCGCACGGGAAGCGGAAGCCACGCTGGGCGGCATCGACGTATTGATCAACAACGCCGGCACCAGCATCACCGCTGCCCAGCACCTGATCGGAGACGGGCCGCAAGCGCGCAGGCTGTTCGAGACCAACTACTGGTCGCCGCTGGCCCTCGTGGCGGCACTGACTCCCGGAATGCGGCAGCGCAGCCAGGGCGTGGTGGTCAACGTCACCTCCACCCTGCAGTCCGTGCCGATGCCGCAGGTCGGCTACTACGTCGCGTCGAAGTCGGCGCTGGCGCGGGCCACCCAGGTCATGCGGCATGAACTCCGCGACAGCGGCATCCACGTCATCGAGATGGTTCCTGGCGGCACCGACACGGAAACGCGCGGGCAGGACAAGGACCTGCCGCTGCGACCGGGCAAGAAGCTGCCCAAGCCCCCGCTGGTTTCACCGGAGCAGGCCGCAAGGGCCATCGTCCAGGGGCTGCGCAAGAAAACGGATCGCGTGGTCTATCCCGCAAGCTCTCTGGTACCGCTGGAACTGCCTGCTGCGGGCAGGCTGATCGGAAACCTGGCCGCCGGCTTCATCGATGCGGGGTTTGAGAGGAAGCGCACGTCGTAG
- the glk gene encoding glucokinase yields MDVTSAYQLVGDIGGTNARFALAAMGTDGLPRLEGVTRLCCADFPGLAEAAAHFLRHTDARPHRALLAVAAPVPGDRVRITNNPWAFSVRETAAGLGLPLRVVNDFAAVSRALPLLRDADVVAVGPALVPAAGPRQAYAVLGPGTGLGVSGLIVERERFSVIESEGGHLAFAPADAVEEDILRLLSARHGRVSTERLVSGMGIANVYQALREIAGLAPQPATPEEVSAQAEADPAGLAAQALDRVCAMLGAFAGDVALAFGAWQGVYLHGGVAQKLLPRLQRGGFRQRFEGKGRHAALMRTVPTCLIAHPHAGLLGAAAMVLEPENLP; encoded by the coding sequence ATGGACGTGACTTCCGCTTACCAGCTGGTGGGCGACATCGGCGGCACCAATGCGCGCTTCGCGCTGGCTGCCATGGGTACTGACGGTCTGCCGCGGCTGGAGGGCGTCACCCGCCTGTGCTGCGCCGACTTTCCCGGTCTGGCCGAGGCTGCGGCGCATTTCCTGCGGCACACGGACGCAAGGCCGCATCGTGCGCTGCTGGCGGTGGCGGCGCCGGTGCCTGGCGACCGCGTCCGCATCACCAACAATCCCTGGGCCTTCTCGGTCCGCGAAACCGCTGCTGGCCTGGGCTTGCCGCTGCGCGTGGTCAACGACTTCGCCGCCGTCAGCCGCGCGCTGCCGCTGCTGCGCGATGCCGATGTGGTCGCGGTGGGCCCGGCCCTGGTGCCGGCCGCGGGGCCGCGCCAGGCCTACGCCGTGCTCGGCCCCGGTACCGGCCTGGGCGTCAGCGGACTGATCGTGGAGCGGGAGCGCTTCAGCGTGATCGAATCCGAAGGCGGCCACCTGGCCTTCGCGCCGGCCGACGCGGTCGAAGAGGACATCCTGCGGTTGCTGTCCGCGCGTCATGGCCGTGTCTCCACCGAGCGCCTGGTCTCCGGCATGGGCATCGCCAACGTCTACCAGGCGCTGCGCGAGATCGCCGGCCTGGCGCCGCAGCCGGCGACGCCGGAGGAAGTCTCCGCGCAGGCCGAAGCCGACCCGGCAGGCCTCGCCGCACAGGCGCTGGACCGCGTCTGCGCCATGCTCGGAGCCTTCGCCGGCGACGTCGCCCTGGCCTTCGGTGCCTGGCAGGGTGTGTACCTGCACGGCGGTGTCGCGCAGAAGCTGCTGCCGCGCCTGCAGCGCGGCGGCTTCCGCCAGCGCTTCGAGGGCAAGGGCCGGCACGCGGCGCTGATGCGCACGGTGCCCACGTGCCTCATCGCGCATCCGCATGCGGGACTGCTGGGCGCGGCAGCGATGGTGCTGGAGCCGGAAAACCTGCCGTAG
- a CDS encoding penicillin acylase family protein, protein MSIMRTAGHALALTAILVLAACGGRSDPVPGSSGNGSGSNGGGNHAPGGNEADSILLNAMPPGSNGNSAGGLGLPVGGAQFVYPRNFRDGLDLYAHLAYARQGLKAEPCTPPANIDEHEEKSDLACNYFKHEGLTPDSVVSTTTLTALNGKTVTIKRDGWGVPFVEGEDRLAAMYGFGYAGAQDRLWLYDVLRYVGRGRFSEYLGPAPDTFGFDTDIANVAGYSEAELTQMIEATAAKFGTVSSLVLRDLDAQVAGMNAYIEFLRTPGAIGQVPPEYAALSIQPGNELLKFPPQPFRREDIVASAILIQSIFASGGGSEHVALQLLQRLDPSFGPASGAIPKVACEFWRDVRHANDPDTPRSIDTAYATQSPPRVSETCPQALPPGTAVWDAGSFQPRATLASGNSGGLPLPLPTPATVLNLLDIGDLLPSLSPVFSLTPIPGAVGQVDEVRPPFRHRSAPAHTYYASLEPSAGAHAALGRAGFAMPMRLSNYIAVTGAQSKSGHPIGIMGPQASYFVPQLLWEVAVKSNGGTAQDFAGRGAVFGNLPYINLGRGRDFSFSATSGESDLVDVRVSKLCKLDGTPASRDDSNGDGFPDADGYVVDAGDGQGMRCRALFRRTDSWTAHPTVASIALGGPTGPQDVRRYVLRTHYGPVFATALINGEPVAISRQRSTFFAELDTAAPFALVTTPTVKSAQDFQRLFNSMTGTFNWIYVDRDDVGYIHSGLYPQRAAGVHPELPSWGNGLYEWAVDAPEIKGNFFANFGGTRAFPSRTKPVAQGDPLRGYFEWPGYLPLSAHPQAINPEKGYTMSWNNSPARDWWAADFNGTFGPTHRVDMLAKRLQAFKASGRKHDIASMIEVMADAAFTDLRGQEMLPLLLELMKKGTLSADQQQAAELMQQWIDAGSQTWIDGKPGFGSYRRDRDHDGSYDMRAQVLLMDAWYPRLIDSMLPQLVAQEGYIGQGRYDNPRAQGSAYQEGWFQHMRRTLQMALGETRTPYRQLKCADGSQAGCRSAVLTALDQALADLGGLAAKEQWEGSPLAPAGDQRVEDADAVKHTAFSFLPVPPIHWTNRPTFQQAVEYHHRDE, encoded by the coding sequence ATGTCGATCATGCGTACGGCCGGCCATGCGCTGGCGCTCACGGCCATTCTCGTCCTGGCGGCCTGCGGTGGCCGCAGCGACCCGGTCCCGGGCTCCAGCGGCAATGGCAGTGGCAGCAATGGCGGCGGCAACCATGCGCCGGGCGGCAACGAGGCCGACAGCATCCTGCTCAACGCCATGCCGCCGGGCTCCAACGGCAACTCCGCCGGCGGCCTCGGCCTGCCGGTGGGCGGCGCACAGTTCGTCTATCCCAGGAATTTCCGCGACGGCCTCGATCTCTACGCCCACCTCGCCTATGCCAGGCAGGGCCTCAAGGCCGAGCCCTGCACGCCGCCGGCGAACATCGACGAGCACGAGGAGAAATCCGACCTCGCCTGCAACTACTTCAAGCACGAAGGCCTCACGCCCGACAGCGTGGTGTCCACCACCACGCTGACCGCGCTCAACGGCAAGACCGTCACGATCAAGCGCGACGGCTGGGGCGTACCCTTCGTCGAGGGCGAGGATCGCCTGGCGGCGATGTATGGCTTCGGCTATGCCGGCGCGCAGGATCGCCTGTGGCTTTACGACGTGCTGCGCTATGTCGGCCGCGGCCGCTTCTCCGAGTATCTCGGCCCGGCGCCCGACACCTTCGGCTTCGACACCGACATCGCCAACGTCGCCGGCTACAGCGAGGCCGAGCTGACGCAGATGATCGAGGCCACCGCCGCCAAGTTCGGCACGGTCAGCAGCCTGGTGTTGCGTGACCTCGACGCGCAGGTCGCGGGCATGAACGCCTACATCGAATTCCTCAGGACGCCGGGTGCCATAGGCCAGGTACCGCCGGAGTACGCCGCGCTGTCGATCCAGCCCGGCAACGAGCTGCTCAAGTTTCCGCCGCAGCCGTTCCGGCGCGAGGACATCGTCGCCTCCGCCATCCTGATCCAGTCGATCTTCGCCAGCGGCGGCGGCAGCGAGCATGTCGCGCTGCAGCTGCTGCAGCGGCTCGACCCATCCTTCGGCCCCGCCAGCGGCGCCATCCCCAAGGTGGCCTGCGAGTTCTGGCGCGACGTGCGCCATGCCAACGATCCGGACACGCCGCGCAGCATCGACACCGCCTACGCCACGCAGTCGCCGCCGCGCGTCAGCGAGACCTGCCCGCAGGCCCTGCCGCCCGGCACGGCGGTGTGGGACGCCGGCAGCTTCCAGCCGCGCGCCACGCTGGCTTCCGGCAACAGCGGCGGACTGCCGCTGCCCCTGCCGACGCCGGCCACCGTGCTCAACCTGCTGGACATCGGCGACCTGCTGCCGAGCCTGTCGCCGGTGTTCAGCCTGACGCCGATTCCCGGTGCCGTCGGCCAGGTCGACGAGGTGCGTCCGCCGTTCCGCCACAGGAGCGCGCCCGCGCATACCTACTACGCCTCGCTGGAGCCCTCGGCTGGCGCGCACGCCGCGCTGGGCCGCGCCGGCTTCGCCATGCCGATGCGCCTGTCCAACTACATCGCCGTGACCGGCGCGCAGAGCAAGAGCGGCCACCCCATCGGCATCATGGGCCCGCAGGCCAGCTACTTCGTGCCGCAGCTGCTGTGGGAGGTGGCGGTCAAGTCCAACGGCGGCACCGCGCAGGACTTCGCCGGGCGCGGCGCCGTGTTCGGCAACCTGCCGTACATCAACCTCGGCCGCGGCCGCGACTTCTCCTTCAGCGCCACATCCGGCGAGTCCGACCTGGTCGACGTGCGCGTGTCGAAGCTGTGCAAGCTCGACGGCACGCCGGCCTCGCGCGACGACAGCAATGGCGATGGTTTCCCCGACGCCGACGGCTACGTGGTCGATGCCGGAGACGGGCAGGGCATGCGCTGCCGCGCGCTGTTCCGCCGGACCGACAGCTGGACCGCGCACCCCACCGTCGCCAGCATCGCGCTGGGTGGTCCCACCGGCCCGCAGGATGTCCGGCGCTACGTGCTGCGCACGCACTACGGCCCGGTGTTCGCCACCGCCCTGATCAACGGCGAGCCGGTCGCGATCTCGCGCCAGCGCAGCACCTTCTTCGCCGAGCTGGACACCGCCGCGCCGTTCGCGCTGGTGACCACGCCCACGGTCAAGAGCGCGCAGGATTTCCAGCGCCTGTTCAACAGCATGACCGGCACCTTCAACTGGATCTACGTCGATCGCGACGACGTCGGCTACATCCACAGCGGCCTCTACCCGCAGCGCGCCGCCGGCGTGCATCCGGAACTTCCGAGCTGGGGCAACGGGCTTTACGAATGGGCGGTGGACGCACCCGAGATCAAGGGCAACTTCTTCGCCAACTTCGGCGGCACGCGGGCCTTCCCCAGCCGCACCAAGCCGGTGGCGCAGGGCGATCCGCTGCGGGGTTATTTCGAATGGCCGGGCTACCTGCCGCTGTCGGCGCATCCGCAGGCGATCAACCCGGAGAAGGGTTACACCATGAGCTGGAACAACTCGCCGGCGCGCGACTGGTGGGCGGCCGACTTCAACGGCACCTTCGGCCCCACGCATCGCGTCGACATGCTGGCCAAGCGCCTGCAGGCCTTCAAGGCCAGCGGCCGCAAGCACGACATCGCCAGCATGATCGAGGTGATGGCCGACGCCGCCTTCACCGACCTGCGCGGCCAGGAGATGCTGCCGCTGCTGCTGGAGCTGATGAAGAAGGGCACGCTCAGCGCCGACCAGCAGCAGGCGGCGGAGCTGATGCAGCAGTGGATCGACGCCGGCTCGCAGACCTGGATCGACGGCAAGCCCGGCTTCGGCTCCTACCGCCGTGACCGCGACCATGACGGCAGCTACGACATGCGCGCCCAGGTCCTGCTGATGGACGCCTGGTACCCGCGCCTGATCGACAGCATGCTGCCGCAGCTGGTGGCGCAGGAGGGGTATATCGGCCAGGGCCGCTACGACAACCCGCGCGCCCAGGGCTCGGCCTACCAGGAGGGCTGGTTCCAGCACATGCGCCGCACGCTGCAGATGGCCCTCGGCGAAACCCGCACGCCCTACCGCCAGCTCAAGTGCGCCGACGGCAGCCAGGCCGGGTGCCGCAGCGCCGTGCTGACGGCCCTGGACCAGGCCCTGGCCGACCTCGGCGGCCTGGCGGCGAAGGAACAGTGGGAAGGCTCGCCGCTGGCCCCGGCCGGCGACCAGCGCGTCGAGGACGCCGACGCCGTGAAGCACACTGCCTTCAGCTTCCTGCCGGTGCCGCCGATCCACTGGACCAACCGCCCGACCTTCCAGCAGGCGGTGGAGTATCACCACCGGGACGAATAG
- a CDS encoding PPC domain-containing protein: MKKILRYTLAAGLAALASALPAHAGVIGAPFKAHVALTFNEGLYDAVGTWNGESSVLWVSSDGNTRMRRFNASGVALDAGDINFGNNPWNIDFDRLGNYVTVRSIPDGDSNGVFATVRNRSGVVVVPEFRVNPTIAGRQDGSALAVSPSGQFAVAWMDQTNGIVTLFVRAYNANGTPASPAISFNTAPGFVGGITDLEMDAAGNFVIGWINYSQATSADSYVRRYSFGGIAQTSHILVSAGTANLQDGLRLGMNAQGQFAACWNSWNVDGDSYSIHYQLFTAAAAKVGTEQRANVTTAGAQYQCDVGMMDNGSSLVIWNNNNRAAVPSSIPDTRLRQYNANGTPFSASETVLPPAAGTFALDLSHVGVDPAGNALIAWTGRSTTGTDTDVWVQRFRMDTAPATTALASGQTVTGLSGVAASWRYYQVNIPAGAASMTVSSNGPGVANPELYLRLGAQPTTSAWDIRPAIAGPNETIIVNNPLVGEWYIGIYGQTAYSGLNLSFTRN, encoded by the coding sequence TTGAAGAAAATCTTGAGGTACACGCTTGCCGCAGGACTCGCGGCGCTTGCCAGCGCCCTGCCTGCCCATGCCGGCGTGATCGGCGCACCCTTCAAAGCCCATGTGGCGCTGACCTTCAACGAAGGCCTTTACGACGCCGTCGGTACCTGGAATGGCGAATCTTCCGTGCTCTGGGTGAGTAGTGACGGCAATACGCGGATGCGCCGCTTCAACGCCTCTGGCGTCGCCCTGGACGCCGGCGACATCAATTTCGGAAACAATCCCTGGAACATCGACTTCGACCGCCTCGGCAACTACGTGACCGTCCGCAGTATCCCGGATGGCGACTCCAACGGCGTGTTCGCCACGGTCCGCAACCGCAGCGGTGTAGTCGTGGTGCCGGAGTTCCGCGTCAACCCCACGATTGCCGGCAGGCAGGACGGCAGTGCGCTGGCGGTCAGCCCTTCGGGGCAGTTTGCCGTCGCGTGGATGGATCAGACCAATGGCATCGTGACGCTGTTCGTGCGGGCCTACAACGCCAATGGCACCCCTGCCTCCCCGGCGATCTCGTTCAACACCGCCCCGGGCTTCGTCGGCGGCATCACCGACCTGGAGATGGATGCGGCCGGCAACTTCGTGATCGGCTGGATCAATTACTCGCAGGCGACCAGTGCCGACTCCTACGTCCGTCGCTACAGCTTCGGCGGCATCGCGCAGACCTCGCATATCCTGGTCAGTGCCGGCACGGCCAATCTTCAGGATGGCCTGCGCCTGGGCATGAACGCACAGGGACAGTTCGCCGCCTGCTGGAACAGCTGGAACGTCGATGGCGACAGCTACAGCATCCATTACCAGCTGTTCACCGCCGCCGCGGCCAAGGTCGGCACCGAACAGCGCGCCAACGTCACGACGGCGGGCGCCCAGTACCAGTGCGATGTCGGCATGATGGACAACGGCAGCAGCCTGGTGATCTGGAACAACAACAACCGCGCCGCTGTGCCCAGCAGCATCCCGGATACCCGGCTGCGCCAGTACAACGCCAACGGAACGCCCTTCTCCGCCTCCGAGACGGTGCTGCCACCCGCAGCCGGCACCTTCGCCCTGGATCTGTCGCACGTCGGCGTCGATCCGGCGGGCAATGCCCTGATCGCCTGGACCGGCCGCAGCACCACCGGTACCGACACCGACGTCTGGGTACAGCGCTTCCGCATGGACACCGCCCCGGCCACGACCGCGCTTGCCAGCGGGCAGACCGTGACCGGACTCTCCGGCGTAGCCGCCAGCTGGCGCTACTACCAGGTGAACATCCCCGCAGGCGCCGCCAGCATGACGGTCAGCAGCAACGGCCCGGGCGTCGCCAATCCGGAGCTGTACCTGCGCCTTGGCGCCCAGCCCACCACCAGCGCCTGGGACATCCGCCCGGCGATCGCGGGGCCCAACGAGACCATCATCGTCAACAACCCCCTGGTCGGCGAGTGGTACATCGGCATCTACGGCCAGACCGCCTACTCGGGCCTGAACCTGTCCTTCACGCGCAACTAG